A DNA window from Christiangramia salexigens contains the following coding sequences:
- a CDS encoding chorismate-binding protein, giving the protein MNSQLEFFDRLQDQLDSQKPFVAYSKPENNSRVKAFLQKEMMSYSTNDLKDSGFVFAPFQPEKPAYLIPYDHSDLIECEFDGSNYENGESRSVESANSETQKTSHEKLVKDAILEIEKGSFEKVVLSRSEAVQAGALKPLNIFQTILSKYATAMVYIWFHPETGIWMGATPETLVESHRTNFKTMALAGTQLYKEGHSVNWGTKEIEEQEFVTSYIYTALQEMDGIYQVKASEPYTKRAGNILHICTDITGKLKSARDIGELVKALHPTPAVCGLPKESALRFILDNENYDRQYYSGFLGELNIKNEVKRSGNRRNQENQQFAAISTKTHLFVNLRCMKIDSGIANIFVGGGITKDSKPEDEWQETVNKSQTMKTVLVK; this is encoded by the coding sequence ATGAATTCTCAACTAGAATTTTTTGATAGACTGCAGGATCAATTGGATTCCCAAAAGCCTTTTGTCGCCTATAGTAAACCCGAAAACAACTCACGGGTTAAGGCTTTTCTTCAGAAAGAGATGATGAGTTATTCCACTAATGATTTGAAGGATAGTGGTTTTGTTTTTGCTCCATTTCAGCCGGAAAAACCTGCTTATTTGATTCCTTATGACCATTCAGATCTCATTGAATGTGAATTTGATGGGAGTAATTATGAAAATGGTGAGTCGAGATCAGTTGAAAGTGCGAATAGTGAAACTCAAAAGACTTCTCATGAAAAACTGGTAAAAGATGCCATTTTAGAAATAGAGAAAGGAAGCTTTGAAAAAGTTGTTTTGTCGAGGTCTGAAGCCGTTCAGGCAGGGGCATTAAAACCGCTGAATATATTTCAAACTATCCTTAGTAAATACGCTACAGCGATGGTCTATATCTGGTTTCATCCGGAAACCGGTATTTGGATGGGAGCCACTCCGGAAACACTCGTAGAATCTCATAGAACAAATTTTAAGACCATGGCTTTGGCGGGCACTCAATTATACAAGGAGGGCCATTCGGTTAATTGGGGCACAAAGGAAATTGAAGAGCAGGAATTCGTTACTAGTTATATTTATACAGCCCTTCAGGAAATGGACGGTATATATCAGGTAAAGGCTTCCGAGCCTTATACTAAACGAGCGGGTAATATTCTTCATATTTGTACAGATATCACCGGGAAATTAAAGTCAGCCAGAGATATAGGTGAATTAGTAAAGGCTCTGCATCCTACACCTGCCGTTTGTGGTTTGCCAAAAGAATCTGCGCTTAGATTTATATTGGATAATGAAAACTATGACCGCCAATATTATTCAGGGTTTCTTGGAGAACTGAATATTAAAAATGAGGTAAAGAGAAGTGGGAACAGGCGTAATCAAGAGAATCAGCAGTTTGCGGCAATTTCAACCAAAACTCATCTTTTTGTAAACTTAAGGTGTATGAAAATTGATTCCGGTATAGCTAACATTTTTGTAGGAGGAGGAATCACTAAAGATTCGAAGCCCGAGGATGAATGGCAGGAAACAGTCAATAAATCCCAAACAATGAAAACTGTTCTTGTTAAATAA